A region from the Campylobacter subantarcticus LMG 24377 genome encodes:
- a CDS encoding metallophosphoesterase, translating into MFIFFTLLILFFTLANWYIYKRFLSGVDFLKPYKKFVLAFVLIVFVCELIFFVNMRGDFLHEKLYYILAVFPTITCFFLLFGMVFEFGSWIFLNENKKEQIFSAQRRKFLKLIFDSWLIILSVSMVFKGFVNAIGIPKIKEIDIKIKNLNEDLNIALLTDVHLGKNLGEDFLKALIDKVNALNVDMVVIAGDLIDADIASISYVNLLENFKSKYGTYYVYGNHEYYNDINAISKRLKMLKNFKVLEDESIDFGEFTLSGTLDLSAKRLGFKESDIEKIKTQINQDKINILITHQPKYVKTYDVNGFDLILSGHTHAGQIFPFSLLVYLEQGFVYGLYKLSKDSLLYVSSGAGFWGPAVRFLAPSEIALIRLKGE; encoded by the coding sequence GTGTTTATTTTTTTTACTTTATTGATTTTATTTTTTACATTGGCAAATTGGTATATTTACAAAAGATTTTTAAGTGGAGTTGATTTTTTAAAGCCTTATAAGAAATTTGTATTAGCTTTTGTTTTAATAGTTTTTGTATGCGAATTGATCTTTTTTGTAAATATGCGTGGGGATTTTTTGCATGAAAAGCTTTATTATATTTTGGCTGTTTTTCCCACTATTACTTGTTTTTTCTTGCTTTTTGGAATGGTTTTTGAATTTGGCTCTTGGATTTTTTTGAATGAAAATAAAAAAGAGCAAATTTTTAGTGCACAAAGAAGAAAATTTTTAAAATTAATTTTTGATTCTTGGCTTATTATACTTAGTGTTAGCATGGTATTTAAGGGTTTTGTAAATGCTATTGGTATCCCAAAAATAAAAGAAATAGATATTAAGATTAAAAATTTAAACGAGGATTTAAATATAGCTTTATTGACAGATGTGCATTTGGGTAAAAATTTAGGTGAAGATTTTCTAAAAGCATTGATTGATAAGGTTAATGCTTTAAATGTGGATATGGTTGTCATAGCTGGAGATTTAATCGATGCAGATATTGCTAGTATATCTTATGTAAATTTGTTAGAAAATTTTAAATCTAAATATGGCACTTACTATGTCTATGGAAATCATGAGTATTATAATGATATAAATGCAATAAGCAAAAGGCTTAAAATGCTTAAAAATTTTAAAGTTTTAGAAGATGAAAGTATTGATTTTGGAGAATTTACCTTAAGTGGTACTTTGGATTTAAGCGCTAAACGATTGGGCTTTAAAGAAAGCGATATAGAAAAAATCAAAACACAAATCAATCAAGATAAAATTAATATTTTAATTACGCATCAACCAAAATATGTAAAAACTTATGATGTGAATGGGTTTGATTTGATTTTATCAGGACATACTCATGCAGGACAAATTTTCCCTTTTTCTTTACTAGTATATTTAGAGCAAGGCTTTGTGTACGGGCTTTATAAATTAAGCAAAGATAGCTTGCTTTATGTAAGTAGTGGAGCTGGATTTTGGGGGCCTGCTGTGAGATTTTTAGCTCCTAGTGAGATAGCTTTGATTAGATTAAAAGGAGAATGA
- a CDS encoding phosphatidylserine decarboxylase: MGFSNGASKMFGIIAKYKFPKIIQKNINKAYVNAFNINMSEFKPLEEYESLNALFTRTLLNERELEDGFISPSDGKILELGSSFQNDLKENLALSIKGSSYSIEELLKNSASKEELKNGIDYTNIYLSPKDYHHYHAPCNMQILSATYMSGALFSVSEAKLAKIINLYTKNERVVLKCLVDGKFILWMVFVGALNVGKMHFTFDTSIQTNAANFDFTHTYEDFFVKKGQRLGNFELGSTIVLIAQKGLLKFSKHAYEQVEFSKKIADLV, from the coding sequence GTGGGATTTAGTAATGGTGCTTCAAAAATGTTTGGAATCATAGCAAAATATAAATTTCCAAAAATTATACAAAAAAATATTAATAAAGCTTATGTAAATGCTTTTAATATTAATATGAGTGAATTTAAACCTTTAGAAGAATATGAGAGTTTAAATGCTTTATTTACAAGAACTTTGTTAAACGAGCGAGAGTTAGAAGATGGATTTATAAGTCCAAGTGATGGTAAAATTTTAGAACTTGGAAGTAGTTTTCAAAATGATTTAAAAGAAAATTTAGCTTTGAGTATTAAAGGTTCAAGTTATAGCATAGAAGAACTTTTGAAAAATTCAGCCAGCAAAGAAGAATTAAAAAATGGCATAGATTATACAAATATTTATTTATCTCCAAAAGATTATCATCATTATCATGCACCTTGTAATATGCAAATTTTAAGTGCTACTTATATGAGTGGGGCTTTATTTAGTGTGAGTGAGGCAAAGTTAGCAAAGATTATAAATCTTTATACCAAAAATGAAAGAGTAGTTTTAAAGTGTTTGGTAGATGGAAAATTTATACTTTGGATGGTATTTGTGGGTGCGCTAAATGTAGGTAAAATGCATTTTACATTTGACACTAGTATACAAACTAATGCTGCAAATTTTGATTTTACTCATACTTATGAGGATTTTTTTGTAAAAAAAGGTCAAAGGCTTGGAAATTTTGAGCTAGGTTCAACTATAGTTTTAATCGCTCAAAAAGGACTTTTGAAATTTAGTAAACATGCTTATGAGCAGGTTGAATTTTCTAAGAAGATCGCGGATCTTGTTTAG
- a CDS encoding FlhB-like flagellar biosynthesis protein, translating into MAKKTKKAVALGYNKKDQNAPKILANAKGENAAKIISLAKENGIPIKENKDLVEVLSKLDLGDEIPPNMYKAVAEIFAFLYKVANEDKTKQDPRSS; encoded by the coding sequence ATGGCTAAAAAAACAAAAAAAGCCGTTGCGCTAGGTTATAATAAAAAAGATCAAAATGCTCCAAAAATTCTAGCTAATGCTAAAGGAGAAAACGCTGCTAAAATCATCTCTTTGGCCAAAGAAAATGGCATCCCTATAAAAGAAAACAAAGACTTAGTAGAAGTACTTAGCAAGCTTGATCTAGGCGATGAAATCCCACCTAATATGTATAAAGCAGTAGCTGAAATTTTTGCCTTTTTGTATAAAGTTGCCAATGAGGATAAGACTAAACAAGATCCGCGATCTTCTTAG
- a CDS encoding flagellar hook-length control protein FliK: MITNISNNQNQFAKNETNKENKSEKSDKKTSLNEALKNPLFSKSDSEVKLPKDYVNKIDQRLQELLNKLLDQVKTNKDPDLAIFKNHKDLNFAPNFVNEVKKLQTELSKNPEFEKLLKILEDLVKPAKDINNKNLSSLVKNSGIFLEAKLNHSLKEQNLPQSFFNLLSTIKGATSENLKRDISNLDLKNLDTTSTLKELIYILQNHKKDNKISLENTNYKTLFKLFDKIENFKNYINKNPSSISQEKLQNIADNFIKNLNKNLALINKELAKPENIKIQNTHILKELSQNIKDLITLLKDIKNHKNKSEAIQENLNETPKTKDIKEELKGEIKTPQKNTEDKKETQNKQENLVRDKEIQNTKEEKIPQSKDIKENPKEEPKTPQKNTEDLNKNDSKSQNLQTNNTKLEDIFKITSGKILLEDIFKQNVSKNLNFSQNLQEELFNNLNKELGLIGRKLNEVLKTLDPKNYEAKNSLDDIKNIEKKLEHSIKDLGKITQKDSTEIFSELQKDIKSTLLQVSNLAKNLDNENILNQANRLIAQIEFNQLLSLANNSIHTFLPFFWDDLEKSNVVFKRGKKDKFYAQINLEFEKLGKINVFLSLSNDKYIDINMMVENIDFRKKLYERAHELKKALVKVGLLSSNFFISDIVKSKFNNQEEYNDFNMGFDTRA; the protein is encoded by the coding sequence ATGATAACTAATATCTCTAATAATCAAAATCAGTTTGCAAAAAATGAAACAAATAAAGAAAATAAAAGTGAAAAGTCAGACAAAAAAACCTCACTCAATGAAGCGTTAAAAAATCCTTTATTTTCCAAAAGCGATTCTGAAGTTAAATTACCCAAAGATTATGTTAACAAAATTGATCAAAGACTACAAGAATTGCTTAATAAACTTTTAGATCAAGTCAAAACTAACAAAGATCCTGATTTAGCCATTTTTAAAAATCACAAAGATTTAAATTTTGCACCTAATTTTGTCAATGAAGTAAAAAAACTCCAAACAGAGCTTTCAAAAAATCCTGAATTTGAAAAACTGCTTAAAATTTTAGAAGATTTAGTCAAGCCTGCTAAAGATATTAATAATAAAAATCTTTCATCTTTAGTGAAAAATTCAGGCATATTTTTAGAAGCAAAACTCAATCATTCTTTAAAAGAACAAAATTTACCACAGAGTTTTTTTAATCTTTTAAGCACTATAAAAGGTGCTACTAGTGAAAATTTAAAACGCGATATAAGTAATTTAGATCTTAAAAATCTTGATACTACAAGCACCTTAAAAGAACTTATTTACATCTTACAAAACCATAAAAAAGATAATAAAATTTCTTTAGAAAATACAAACTACAAAACACTTTTTAAGCTATTTGATAAAATAGAAAATTTTAAAAATTATATCAATAAAAATCCAAGTTCTATTAGTCAAGAAAAACTCCAAAATATTGCGGATAATTTTATCAAAAATCTTAATAAAAATTTAGCACTTATCAACAAAGAACTAGCTAAACCCGAAAACATAAAAATTCAAAACACTCATATACTAAAAGAGCTTAGTCAAAACATCAAAGATCTTATAACACTTTTAAAAGATATAAAAAATCACAAAAACAAATCTGAAGCAATACAAGAAAATTTAAACGAAACTCCAAAAACTAAAGACATCAAAGAAGAGTTAAAAGGGGAAATAAAAACTCCACAAAAAAACACAGAGGATAAAAAAGAAACTCAAAACAAACAAGAAAACTTAGTAAGAGATAAAGAAATTCAAAACACAAAAGAAGAAAAAATACCACAAAGTAAAGATATCAAAGAAAATCCCAAAGAAGAGCCAAAAACACCGCAAAAAAATACTGAAGATTTAAACAAAAATGATAGTAAAAGTCAAAATTTACAAACAAATAATACTAAATTAGAAGATATATTTAAAATCACCTCGGGTAAAATTTTACTAGAAGATATATTTAAACAAAATGTAAGCAAAAATCTTAATTTTAGCCAAAATTTACAAGAAGAGCTTTTCAATAATCTAAACAAAGAACTAGGCTTAATAGGAAGAAAACTCAATGAAGTTTTAAAGACTTTAGATCCTAAAAATTATGAGGCAAAAAATTCTTTAGATGATATAAAAAATATAGAAAAAAAACTAGAACATTCTATAAAAGATCTTGGAAAAATCACCCAAAAAGACTCTACAGAAATTTTTTCGGAATTACAAAAGGATATCAAATCAACTCTTTTACAAGTTTCTAATCTAGCTAAAAATTTAGACAATGAAAATATATTAAATCAAGCAAATCGCCTCATAGCTCAAATTGAATTTAACCAGCTTTTATCTTTAGCTAATAATAGTATTCATACTTTTTTGCCTTTCTTTTGGGATGATTTAGAAAAATCTAATGTAGTTTTTAAACGTGGCAAGAAAGATAAATTTTATGCGCAAATTAATCTTGAATTTGAAAAACTAGGAAAAATAAATGTATTTTTATCGCTCAGTAATGACAAATACATTGATATAAATATGATGGTAGAAAATATCGATTTTAGAAAAAAACTCTATGAAAGAGCGCATGAACTAAAAAAAGCCTTAGTAAAAGTAGGACTTCTAAGCTCTAATTTTTTCATCAGTGATATAGTTAAAAGTAAATTTAACAATCAAGAAGAATACAATGACTTTAATATGGGTTTTGATACAAGGGCTTAA
- a CDS encoding MFS transporter translates to MLSSKRTIRSLTALFLGMIFVFIGSALTVNSIAIILKYNNVSNFYIGVIGSCYFLGAMVSTISAHRIVSKVGHIRSFGIFAIIFGIATMLHSLNSNLYFWMFLRFLLGFCYYALLMVIESWLNEKAKNTIRSRVIAFYEVVFYSSSGFGILLMSFEFPSNTVFILSASFIMFASIPLFLIRIKEPILPQKTKISIPKVFDIVPLALVTSFIAGMLLNGFFSMASLFVLIQGFGAKEASIFIFSTMVGGFISQLYIGTLSDKISRKFAIILCAFIALSAMLCILILEYNIYLKYFFGFLLGMGMCCLYALSLARANDMLDNPSKRVELGRAVLFTYSFGALFAPAVLGTLMYYFQAYGFMYFYIVLLSILILFAIDKPKFKKLTKFKRKPGNMVMLDDN, encoded by the coding sequence ATGTTAAGCTCAAAAAGAACGATTAGATCACTAACAGCATTATTTCTTGGTATGATTTTTGTTTTCATAGGAAGTGCTTTAACAGTAAATTCCATAGCTATTATTTTAAAGTATAATAATGTTAGCAATTTTTATATAGGAGTAATAGGAAGTTGTTATTTTCTTGGTGCTATGGTAAGTACAATTAGTGCCCATAGAATAGTTTCTAAAGTAGGACATATAAGATCATTTGGAATTTTTGCCATCATTTTTGGTATAGCCACCATGCTTCATAGTTTAAATTCTAATCTTTATTTTTGGATGTTTTTAAGATTTTTGCTAGGTTTTTGCTATTATGCGCTTTTAATGGTAATAGAATCATGGCTTAATGAAAAAGCAAAAAATACTATTCGCTCAAGAGTGATAGCCTTTTATGAGGTTGTATTTTACTCATCATCAGGCTTTGGAATTTTGCTTATGTCATTTGAATTCCCAAGCAATACAGTGTTTATTTTAAGTGCTAGTTTTATTATGTTTGCTTCCATTCCTTTATTTTTAATCCGCATTAAAGAACCTATTTTGCCACAAAAAACAAAAATTTCCATTCCTAAGGTTTTTGATATAGTGCCTTTAGCCTTAGTAACAAGTTTTATAGCAGGTATGCTTTTGAATGGCTTTTTTTCCATGGCTTCTTTATTTGTACTTATACAAGGATTTGGTGCAAAAGAAGCTTCGATTTTTATTTTCTCTACTATGGTAGGTGGCTTTATTTCGCAACTTTATATTGGAACTCTTTCTGATAAAATTAGCAGGAAATTTGCTATTATATTGTGTGCTTTTATTGCTTTAAGTGCTATGCTTTGCATACTAATTTTAGAATATAATATTTATCTAAAATACTTTTTTGGATTTTTGCTAGGCATGGGTATGTGTTGTTTATATGCTCTTTCTTTAGCGAGAGCAAATGATATGCTTGATAATCCTAGCAAAAGAGTTGAACTTGGCAGAGCAGTTCTTTTTACCTATTCTTTTGGTGCTTTATTTGCACCTGCAGTTTTGGGAACTTTGATGTATTATTTTCAAGCTTATGGTTTTATGTATTTTTATATAGTTTTATTAAGTATTTTGATACTATTTGCCATAGATAAACCAAAATTTAAAAAACTTACCAAATTTAAAAGAAAACCTGGTAATATGGTAATGCTAGATGATAACTAA
- a CDS encoding AtpZ/AtpI family protein: protein MNKRQKIIRKSIEAADGLSLGISMVVAVLIGVGIGYFLKNLTGINWLFWLGVFIGVAAAILNVYKAYKAQVQSYEEFKDENRYKDLKNDPKT from the coding sequence ATGAATAAAAGACAAAAAATCATTCGTAAAAGCATAGAAGCTGCAGATGGACTAAGCCTTGGTATATCCATGGTGGTAGCTGTTTTAATCGGGGTTGGTATAGGATATTTTTTAAAAAATTTAACCGGCATAAACTGGCTTTTTTGGCTTGGAGTTTTTATAGGGGTTGCAGCAGCAATTTTAAATGTTTATAAAGCTTATAAGGCACAAGTGCAAAGCTATGAAGAATTTAAAGATGAAAATCGCTACAAAGATTTAAAAAATGATCCTAAAACCTAA
- the hemL gene encoding glutamate-1-semialdehyde 2,1-aminomutase, whose amino-acid sequence MKNNKKAFEEACEYIAGGVDSPVRAFASVGSNPLFIKQGKGAYISDIEENIYIDYVQSWGPLLFGHCDEDIEKACKKALEHGSSFGAPTLAETKLAKLILKDWPHLDKIRFVSSGTEATMSAIRLARGFTKKDKIIKFEGCYHGHSDSLLVSAGSGAATFNTPSSLGVLTDVAKNTLVAIYNDIDSVKNLINNDDNIACIIIEPIAGNMGLVPAKTEFLQELRKLCNEHQILLIFDEVMSGFRASYLGSFGINHIQADIVTFGKVIGGGMPAAAFAARAEIMDLLSPLGGVYQAGTLSGNPLAMAAGYASLKKARNYEGLYEKLEKLGKRLTQGFQEAANECNIPLQVNCVGSMFGFFFCENPVNNYQDALKSDTKLFAKFHAQMLSKGIYLAPSQFETGFICECMDKKIIDKTIQAAQESFKAL is encoded by the coding sequence ATGAAAAACAATAAAAAAGCTTTTGAAGAAGCTTGTGAGTATATAGCAGGTGGGGTAGATTCCCCAGTGCGTGCCTTTGCAAGCGTAGGCAGCAATCCTTTGTTTATCAAACAAGGAAAAGGTGCTTATATTAGCGATATAGAAGAAAATATTTATATAGATTATGTACAAAGCTGGGGACCTTTGCTTTTTGGTCATTGTGATGAAGATATTGAAAAAGCTTGCAAAAAAGCATTGGAGCATGGATCAAGCTTTGGCGCACCAACTTTAGCAGAAACCAAACTAGCTAAATTGATTTTAAAAGATTGGCCTCATTTAGACAAAATTCGCTTTGTAAGCAGCGGCACTGAAGCTACTATGAGTGCTATTCGTCTTGCAAGAGGATTTACTAAAAAAGATAAAATCATCAAATTTGAAGGGTGTTATCATGGACACTCTGATTCTTTATTAGTAAGTGCAGGAAGTGGCGCAGCTACTTTTAATACCCCAAGCTCACTAGGAGTTTTAACTGATGTAGCTAAAAATACTCTAGTAGCTATTTATAATGATATTGATAGTGTTAAAAACTTAATCAATAATGATGATAATATAGCTTGCATCATCATAGAGCCAATTGCAGGAAATATGGGCTTAGTACCCGCTAAAACAGAATTTTTACAAGAATTGAGAAAACTATGCAATGAGCATCAAATTCTTTTAATCTTTGATGAAGTTATGAGTGGCTTTAGAGCTTCTTATTTAGGTTCTTTTGGAATCAACCACATACAAGCTGATATAGTAACTTTTGGTAAAGTTATAGGCGGTGGCATGCCTGCGGCTGCTTTTGCTGCAAGAGCTGAGATCATGGACTTACTAAGTCCTTTAGGCGGAGTATATCAAGCAGGAACACTAAGTGGCAATCCGCTTGCAATGGCTGCAGGCTATGCTAGCTTAAAAAAAGCAAGAAACTATGAAGGTTTATACGAAAAATTAGAAAAACTAGGCAAAAGACTTACCCAAGGTTTTCAAGAAGCGGCAAATGAATGCAATATCCCTTTACAAGTAAACTGCGTTGGCTCTATGTTTGGATTTTTCTTTTGTGAAAATCCTGTTAATAATTATCAAGATGCCTTAAAATCTGATACAAAATTATTTGCTAAATTTCACGCGCAAATGCTTAGCAAGGGCATATATTTAGCACCTTCTCAATTTGAAACAGGTTTTATTTGCGAATGCATGGATAAAAAAATCATCGATAAAACTATACAAGCAGCACAAGAAAGTTTTAAAGCCCTATGA
- a CDS encoding c-type cytochrome, producing MKIILFLFFIIYGAWAEDFISPKEYQESLYKNPRGISCAKCHGDGGQQILGYYTKNGEKIPFIVPSIKNTPYARFREILVQPQEAKSIMPTYSLTDDEIKSLYRYITNNKRSKQ from the coding sequence ATGAAAATTATATTATTTTTATTTTTTATAATTTATGGTGCTTGGGCTGAAGATTTTATCTCCCCTAAAGAATACCAAGAATCCCTTTACAAAAACCCAAGAGGCATAAGTTGTGCAAAATGCCATGGCGATGGAGGTCAACAAATACTAGGTTATTACACTAAAAATGGAGAAAAAATTCCTTTTATTGTTCCTAGTATTAAAAATACTCCTTATGCGCGTTTTAGAGAAATTTTAGTCCAACCTCAAGAGGCTAAAAGTATTATGCCAACTTATTCTCTCACTGATGATGAGATCAAATCACTTTATAGATATATTACTAACAACAAAAGGAGTAAACAATGA
- the folD gene encoding bifunctional methylenetetrahydrofolate dehydrogenase/methenyltetrahydrofolate cyclohydrolase FolD — protein sequence MILLEGKKLSDKIKENLKQEVLELKAQSVEPCLAVILVGEDSASATYVGSKAKACEQCEIKSLVYKLDVNTTQNELLALINTLNHDDSIDGILVQLPLPIHINKDIILESINFYKDVDGFHPFNVGNLNLNLKGGFLPCTPLGVMKILEHYDIKLQGASVVVIGASNIVGRPMATLLLNANASVSICHIYTKDLKAYTKNADIIIVAAGCPNLLKEDMIKEGVVVIDVGINRVDGRIVGDVDFENVSKKASYITPVPGGVGPMTIAMLLENTIKSAKNRIKK from the coding sequence ATGATACTTTTAGAGGGTAAAAAGCTAAGTGATAAAATAAAAGAAAATTTAAAACAAGAAGTATTAGAACTTAAAGCTCAAAGTGTAGAACCTTGTTTAGCGGTGATTTTGGTGGGTGAAGATTCTGCTAGTGCTACTTATGTGGGTTCTAAAGCAAAAGCTTGTGAGCAATGTGAAATTAAGTCTTTAGTTTATAAACTTGATGTAAATACAACTCAAAATGAGCTTTTGGCTTTGATTAACACTTTAAATCATGATGATAGTATAGATGGAATTTTAGTTCAACTTCCATTGCCAATACACATTAATAAAGATATAATCTTAGAAAGTATTAATTTTTATAAAGATGTAGACGGCTTTCACCCCTTTAATGTCGGGAATTTAAATCTTAATTTAAAAGGTGGTTTTTTGCCATGTACACCTTTAGGTGTTATGAAAATTTTAGAACATTATGATATAAAATTACAAGGAGCTAGTGTAGTTGTAATAGGAGCTTCAAATATAGTAGGCCGTCCTATGGCGACGCTTTTATTAAATGCTAATGCTAGTGTGAGTATTTGTCATATTTATACGAAAGATTTAAAAGCTTATACAAAAAATGCTGATATTATCATCGTAGCTGCTGGTTGTCCAAATCTTTTAAAAGAAGATATGATCAAAGAAGGTGTGGTGGTAATTGATGTGGGGATTAATAGAGTTGATGGAAGAATAGTAGGCGATGTCGATTTTGAAAATGTTAGTAAAAAAGCTAGCTATATCACTCCTGTACCAGGTGGAGTAGGACCTATGACTATTGCTATGCTTTTAGAAAATACTATAAAATCAGCGAAAAATAGGATAAAAAAATGA
- the lepB gene encoding signal peptidase I, whose amino-acid sequence MKFLKKIYKFTQSWTGTLVVVLLIIFFFIQAFTIPSGSMKNTLLVGDFLFVKKFSYGIPTPHIPWVEIPVLPDFNKNGHLISGEGPKRGDIVVFRYPHEPKIHYVKRCVAKGGDEIVFANKTLYVRMVEGDEYMKDYYPNKTKIIGGRLFVKEPFVEKGIHYDSRVDIDSVFFRYLNLGQFAMKPASFDELGANNIYGFNAYYYKVPENEYFMMGDNRDHSSDSRFWGSVDYKYIVGQPWFIYFSWDENKKVRWERVGRLVETIEKDERFIHHNESDIEALE is encoded by the coding sequence ATGAAATTTTTGAAGAAAATTTATAAATTCACTCAGTCTTGGACGGGAACTTTAGTAGTTGTTTTATTGATTATATTTTTCTTTATACAAGCTTTTACTATACCGAGTGGTTCTATGAAAAATACTTTATTAGTAGGGGATTTTTTATTTGTAAAAAAATTTTCTTATGGTATTCCAACCCCGCATATTCCTTGGGTGGAAATTCCTGTTTTGCCTGATTTTAATAAAAATGGACATTTAATCAGTGGTGAAGGTCCTAAAAGAGGGGATATTGTGGTATTTAGATATCCTCATGAGCCAAAAATTCACTACGTTAAAAGGTGTGTAGCTAAAGGTGGTGATGAAATAGTTTTTGCAAATAAAACCTTGTATGTGCGTATGGTTGAGGGTGATGAATATATGAAAGATTATTACCCTAATAAAACAAAAATCATAGGCGGAAGACTTTTTGTAAAAGAGCCTTTTGTGGAAAAAGGAATACATTATGATTCTAGAGTGGATATAGACAGTGTGTTTTTTCGCTATTTAAATTTGGGACAATTTGCTATGAAGCCTGCTTCTTTTGATGAATTAGGTGCTAATAATATTTATGGTTTTAATGCTTATTATTATAAAGTACCTGAAAATGAATATTTTATGATGGGCGATAACCGTGATCATTCTAGCGATAGTCGATTTTGGGGAAGTGTAGATTATAAATATATAGTTGGACAACCTTGGTTTATTTATTTTTCATGGGATGAAAATAAAAAAGTTAGATGGGAAAGAGTAGGGCGTTTAGTTGAAACTATAGAAAAAGATGAACGCTTTATTCATCATAATGAAAGCGACATAGAAGCTTTAGAATAA
- a CDS encoding pyridoxal phosphate-dependent aminotransferase: MLSQRSQNLGESLTLVMTDIAKTLKANGEKVISFSAGEPDFDTPEIIKKAAIEVIEKGCGAYTPVVGIKEVIEAIQYKFKNDNNLDYKTSEIITNVGAKHSLFMAIECLVEEGDEVIIPSPYWVSYPEMVKFAGATPVFIEGEAKNGFKITPEQLKQAITPKTKVLMFNSPSNPTGAIYSKEEITALAKVLEGTKIVVLSDEIYEKLVYDGEFCAFAQVSEDALNRTVSINGLSKCGAMPGWRFGYMASKMNEFNNAVKKLQGQSTSNICSIIQHAALPALLGKANEDIEMMRQAFLKRRELACEILAKSDKLKLEQIPQGAFYLFISCKEVDNDSMRFCKRLLEEQKVALVPGIGFGMEGYFRLSYATNEKDIIEGCEKIVEFVKNY, encoded by the coding sequence ATGCTAAGCCAGAGATCTCAAAATTTAGGAGAATCCTTAACTTTAGTAATGACTGATATAGCCAAAACTTTAAAAGCAAATGGTGAGAAAGTTATTAGTTTTTCGGCAGGTGAGCCTGATTTTGATACTCCAGAAATCATTAAAAAAGCGGCAATTGAAGTTATTGAAAAAGGTTGTGGAGCTTATACGCCAGTTGTGGGTATAAAAGAAGTTATAGAGGCTATACAATATAAATTTAAAAATGATAATAATTTAGATTATAAAACAAGTGAAATCATTACCAATGTTGGTGCTAAACATTCTTTGTTTATGGCGATTGAGTGTTTAGTTGAAGAAGGTGATGAGGTTATCATTCCAAGTCCTTATTGGGTGAGTTATCCTGAAATGGTAAAATTTGCAGGCGCAACTCCTGTATTTATAGAAGGTGAAGCAAAAAATGGCTTTAAAATTACTCCTGAGCAATTAAAACAAGCTATTACTCCAAAAACAAAGGTTTTGATGTTTAATTCTCCATCAAATCCTACGGGTGCTATTTATTCTAAAGAAGAAATTACTGCTTTAGCTAAGGTTTTAGAAGGAACTAAAATAGTAGTTTTAAGTGATGAAATTTACGAAAAATTAGTTTATGATGGAGAATTTTGTGCTTTTGCACAAGTTAGTGAGGATGCTTTAAATAGAACTGTAAGTATTAATGGTCTTAGTAAATGTGGTGCTATGCCAGGGTGGCGTTTTGGCTATATGGCAAGCAAAATGAATGAGTTTAACAATGCTGTTAAAAAACTACAAGGGCAAAGCACTTCAAATATTTGTTCAATCATTCAGCATGCAGCTTTGCCAGCCTTACTTGGAAAAGCAAATGAAGATATTGAAATGATGAGACAAGCCTTTTTAAAGCGTAGAGAATTAGCTTGTGAAATTTTAGCCAAAAGCGATAAATTGAAATTAGAACAAATTCCACAAGGAGCTTTTTATTTATTTATATCTTGCAAAGAAGTTGATAATGATTCTATGAGATTTTGTAAAAGATTGCTAGAAGAGCAAAAAGTAGCTTTGGTGCCAGGTATTGGTTTTGGCATGGAAGGGTATTTTAGGCTCTCTTATGCAACTAATGAAAAAGATATTATTGAAGGTTGTGAAAAAATCGTTGAATTTGTAAAAAACTATTAA